One window from the genome of Streptomyces sp. NBC_00287 encodes:
- a CDS encoding outer membrane protein assembly factor BamB family protein, which produces MSQPPNQPPNGGFGAPQDPPPQGGFGAPQTPPPPQGPPQTPPPPQGPPSGAPQPGYGYPQQPPAAAPGPYGQPQQPGPYGAPGPYGSGPYGQPQQPGPYGQQPGYGYPQQPQYPGAPTPPGSRNPFKGKPALVIGAAVAALLVIGGTVFAVTSGDDGGGKKKKPVAQKSDDPKASDDPVNPGDGSGDGGDDPENLNEGRKAGEAKVLWYKSAPDAPGSGADAPGMWITDKTAVKAAYKQVFAYNTGDGAPAWDAITFPEKICAVTPEKSADDKVVIAYMSGSSDRAECNQLQELDLNTGEKGWTGEVADGELFDSTLQIEMSITGNTLMVGRSQSGTAYDVTTGKKMWDKKKYGDACFPAAFAGGEKLIAVSSCGAGGNNEHDEVQELDPKTGKVKWTWKPDKGWTVARVYSLNPVVVYSTNEEKNAWNISTLGSGGSVASQVDVDESFSPECGWAVLQRDLRGCNGVASDGKTLYLPTEATTGANEIVAISLANGKEKWRVKSPAEESMMPLKIEGGNLIAYVKPSWESGGQVVSIPTAGSSHKPTKLLQNPAGTADIEDSFYSGTYDWIDGRFYLSTTRLSGSDETKEKLMLAFGK; this is translated from the coding sequence ATGAGCCAGCCGCCCAACCAGCCGCCGAACGGCGGTTTCGGCGCGCCGCAGGACCCGCCGCCGCAGGGCGGCTTCGGCGCACCGCAGACGCCGCCGCCACCCCAGGGCCCGCCTCAGACGCCGCCGCCTCCGCAGGGCCCGCCGTCCGGCGCCCCCCAGCCCGGCTACGGCTACCCGCAGCAGCCGCCCGCCGCGGCCCCGGGCCCCTACGGCCAGCCGCAACAGCCCGGCCCCTACGGCGCCCCCGGCCCGTACGGTTCGGGCCCCTACGGCCAGCCCCAGCAGCCCGGCCCCTACGGCCAGCAGCCCGGCTACGGCTACCCGCAGCAGCCCCAGTACCCCGGCGCGCCCACCCCGCCCGGCTCCCGCAACCCCTTCAAGGGCAAGCCCGCGCTGGTCATCGGCGCCGCGGTGGCCGCGCTGCTCGTCATCGGCGGCACCGTGTTCGCGGTGACCAGTGGTGACGACGGCGGCGGCAAGAAGAAGAAGCCGGTCGCGCAGAAGAGCGACGACCCCAAGGCCTCCGACGACCCCGTCAACCCGGGCGACGGCAGCGGCGACGGCGGCGACGACCCGGAGAACCTCAACGAGGGCCGCAAGGCCGGTGAGGCGAAGGTGCTCTGGTACAAGTCGGCGCCCGACGCGCCCGGTTCCGGCGCCGACGCCCCCGGTATGTGGATCACCGACAAGACGGCGGTGAAGGCGGCGTACAAGCAGGTCTTCGCCTACAACACCGGTGACGGCGCCCCCGCCTGGGACGCGATCACCTTCCCGGAGAAGATCTGCGCGGTCACCCCGGAGAAGTCGGCCGACGACAAGGTCGTCATCGCGTACATGAGCGGCAGCAGCGACCGCGCCGAGTGCAACCAGCTCCAGGAACTCGACCTGAACACGGGCGAGAAGGGCTGGACGGGCGAGGTCGCCGACGGTGAACTCTTCGACAGCACGCTCCAGATCGAGATGTCCATCACCGGCAACACGCTGATGGTGGGCCGCTCGCAGTCCGGCACCGCGTACGACGTCACCACCGGCAAGAAGATGTGGGACAAGAAGAAGTACGGCGACGCCTGCTTCCCGGCCGCCTTCGCGGGCGGCGAGAAGCTGATCGCCGTCTCGTCCTGCGGCGCGGGCGGCAACAACGAGCACGACGAGGTGCAGGAGCTCGACCCGAAGACCGGCAAGGTCAAGTGGACCTGGAAGCCCGACAAGGGCTGGACGGTCGCGCGGGTCTACTCCCTGAACCCGGTGGTCGTCTACAGCACCAACGAGGAGAAGAACGCGTGGAACATCTCCACGCTGGGCTCCGGCGGCTCCGTCGCCTCGCAGGTCGACGTCGACGAGAGCTTCTCCCCCGAGTGCGGCTGGGCCGTCCTCCAGCGTGACCTGAGGGGCTGCAACGGCGTGGCCTCCGACGGCAAGACGCTCTACCTGCCCACCGAGGCCACCACCGGCGCCAATGAGATCGTCGCGATCAGCCTTGCCAACGGCAAGGAGAAGTGGCGCGTGAAGTCCCCGGCGGAGGAGTCGATGATGCCGCTGAAGATCGAGGGCGGAAACCTCATCGCCTACGTCAAGCCGTCCTGGGAGTCGGGCGGGCAGGTCGTGTCGATCCCGACCGCGGGCAGCAGCCACAAGCCGACGAAGCTGCTCCAGAACCCCGCGGGCACCGCCGATATCGAGGACAGCTTCTACTCCGGGACGTACGACTGGATCGACGGCCGCTTCTATCTGTCGACCACGCGCCTGTCCGGCAGCGACGAGACGAAGGAGAAGCTGATG
- a CDS encoding ABC-F family ATP-binding cassette domain-containing protein, with protein MAVNLVNVENVSKVYGTRALLDGVSLGVSEGDRIGVVGRNGDGKTTLIRMLAKLEEADTGRVTHSGGLRLGVLTQHDSLDPAATVRHEVIRDLADHEWAGNAKIRDVLTGLFGGLDLPGFPQGLDTVIGPLSGGERRRIALAKLLIEEQDLIVLDEPTNHLDVEGISWLAQHLRERRSALVCVTHDRWFLDQVCTRMWDVQKGDVYEYEGGYSDYVFARAERERIAATEETKRQNLVRKELAWLRRGAPARTSKPRFRVEAANELIKDVPPPRDSSELMKFASSRLGRTVFDLEDVTVQAGPKVLLKHITWHLGPGDRIGLVGVNGAGKTSLLRAMAEAARSEGETQPAGGRVTVGKTVKLAYLSQEVTELNPNLRVVEAVQQVRERVDLGKGREMTAGQLCETFGFNKEKQWTPVGDLSGGERRRLQLLRLLMDEPNVLFLDEPTNDLDIETLTQLEDVLDGWPGSMIVISHDRFFVERTTDRVFALLGDATLRMLPRGIDEYIERRHRMEEAAAAAAPVVEKAAPDKSAADQRAAKKELQKIERQLDKVSDKETKLHAQIAENATDFAKVAELDAELRDLAGQREELELRWLELAEDA; from the coding sequence ATGGCCGTCAATCTGGTCAATGTCGAGAACGTCAGCAAGGTGTACGGCACCCGTGCCCTGCTCGACGGTGTCTCGCTCGGCGTCTCCGAGGGGGATCGGATCGGCGTCGTCGGGCGCAACGGCGACGGCAAGACCACCCTGATCCGGATGCTGGCCAAGCTGGAGGAGGCCGACACCGGACGGGTCACGCACTCCGGCGGGCTGCGCCTCGGCGTGCTCACCCAGCACGACTCCCTCGACCCGGCCGCCACCGTGCGGCACGAGGTCATCCGGGACCTCGCGGACCACGAGTGGGCGGGCAACGCCAAGATCAGGGACGTGCTGACCGGACTCTTCGGCGGCCTGGACCTGCCCGGGTTCCCGCAGGGTCTGGACACCGTCATCGGACCGCTCTCCGGTGGCGAGCGCCGCCGTATCGCGCTCGCCAAGCTGCTCATCGAGGAGCAGGACCTGATCGTCCTGGACGAGCCGACGAACCACCTCGACGTCGAGGGCATCTCCTGGCTCGCCCAGCATCTGCGCGAGCGCCGCTCCGCGCTCGTGTGCGTGACCCACGACCGCTGGTTCCTGGACCAGGTCTGCACGCGCATGTGGGACGTGCAGAAGGGCGACGTCTACGAGTACGAGGGCGGCTACTCCGACTACGTCTTCGCGCGTGCCGAGCGGGAGCGGATCGCCGCCACCGAGGAGACCAAGCGGCAGAACCTCGTCCGCAAGGAGCTGGCCTGGCTGCGGCGCGGCGCACCCGCGCGTACGTCCAAGCCGCGCTTCCGGGTGGAGGCCGCCAACGAGCTCATCAAGGATGTGCCGCCGCCCCGGGACAGCAGCGAGCTGATGAAGTTCGCCTCCTCGCGGCTCGGCAGGACCGTCTTCGACCTGGAGGACGTGACCGTCCAGGCCGGCCCCAAGGTGCTGCTCAAGCACATCACCTGGCATCTCGGCCCCGGCGACCGGATCGGCCTGGTGGGCGTCAACGGCGCGGGCAAGACTTCCCTGCTGCGCGCGATGGCCGAGGCGGCCCGCAGCGAGGGCGAGACACAGCCCGCGGGCGGCCGGGTCACCGTCGGAAAGACGGTCAAGCTCGCCTACCTCTCCCAGGAGGTCACCGAACTCAATCCGAACCTGCGGGTGGTGGAGGCCGTCCAGCAGGTGCGGGAGCGCGTCGATCTCGGCAAGGGGCGCGAGATGACCGCCGGGCAGCTGTGCGAGACGTTCGGCTTCAACAAGGAGAAGCAGTGGACGCCGGTCGGCGACCTGTCCGGCGGTGAGCGGCGCCGGCTCCAGCTGCTGCGGCTGCTCATGGACGAGCCGAACGTCCTCTTCCTCGACGAGCCCACCAACGACCTCGACATCGAGACGCTGACCCAGCTGGAGGACGTCCTCGACGGCTGGCCCGGCTCGATGATCGTCATCTCCCACGACCGGTTCTTCGTCGAGCGCACCACGGACCGCGTCTTCGCCCTCCTCGGCGACGCCACGCTGCGGATGCTCCCGCGCGGTATCGACGAGTACATCGAGCGGCGCCACCGTATGGAGGAGGCGGCCGCCGCCGCGGCCCCGGTCGTCGAGAAGGCCGCGCCCGACAAGAGCGCCGCCGACCAGCGCGCCGCCAAGAAGGAGCTGCAGAAGATCGAGCGACAGCTCGACAAGGTCTCCGACAAGGAGACCAAGCTGCACGCCCAAATCGCCGAGAACGCAACGGACTTCGCGAAGGTGGCGGAACTCGACGCCGAGCTGCGGGACTTGGCCGGACAGCGCGAGGAACTGGAGCTGCGCTGGCTGGAACTCGCCGAGGACGCATAG
- a CDS encoding 4-(cytidine 5'-diphospho)-2-C-methyl-D-erythritol kinase yields MSVTVRVPAKVNVQLAVGAARPDGFHDLANVFLAVGLYDEVTVAPSPGGPRVTCDGPDAGQVPLDRTNLAVRAAEALAARHGIRPDVHLHITKDIPVAGGMAGGSADGAGALLACDALWGTNASRDELLDICAELGSDVPFSLVGGAALGTGRGEKLRALETGGTFHWVFAMAARGLSTPAVFREFDRLAQGLDIPEPVASEALLGALAEGDPDALAAAVYNDLQPAALSLFPELAATLAAGRSAGALAGLVSGSGPTTAFLARDPESALKVAESLRSSGTCRSVRVATGPAPGATVVSA; encoded by the coding sequence GTGAGCGTCACCGTCCGCGTCCCCGCCAAGGTCAACGTCCAGCTCGCGGTGGGCGCCGCCCGCCCCGACGGCTTCCACGACCTGGCCAACGTCTTCCTCGCGGTCGGCCTGTACGACGAGGTCACCGTCGCTCCGTCGCCGGGCGGCCCGCGCGTCACCTGCGACGGGCCCGACGCCGGCCAGGTCCCCCTGGACCGTACGAACCTCGCCGTCCGCGCCGCCGAAGCGCTCGCAGCGCGCCACGGCATCCGCCCCGACGTGCATCTGCACATCACCAAGGACATCCCCGTCGCCGGCGGTATGGCGGGCGGCAGCGCGGACGGCGCGGGCGCCCTGCTCGCCTGCGACGCGCTGTGGGGTACGAACGCCTCCCGGGACGAACTCCTCGACATCTGCGCCGAGTTGGGCAGCGATGTGCCGTTCAGCCTGGTGGGCGGCGCCGCGCTCGGCACCGGGCGGGGCGAGAAACTGCGCGCGCTGGAGACCGGCGGGACCTTCCACTGGGTGTTCGCGATGGCCGCGCGCGGGCTGTCGACACCGGCCGTGTTCCGTGAGTTCGACCGGCTGGCACAGGGCCTGGACATCCCCGAGCCCGTCGCCTCCGAGGCGCTCCTCGGCGCGCTCGCCGAGGGCGACCCCGACGCGCTCGCCGCGGCCGTCTACAACGACCTCCAGCCCGCCGCGCTCTCCCTGTTCCCCGAACTCGCCGCCACCCTCGCCGCGGGCCGCTCCGCCGGGGCGCTCGCCGGACTGGTCTCCGGTTCGGGCCCGACGACCGCGTTCCTGGCGCGGGACCCGGAGTCGGCGCTGAAGGTGGCCGAATCCCTGCGCTCGTCCGGCACCTGCCGGTCGGTGCGGGTGGCGACGGGACCGGCGCCGGGCGCCACCGTGGTCTCCGCATAG
- the rsmA gene encoding 16S rRNA (adenine(1518)-N(6)/adenine(1519)-N(6))-dimethyltransferase RsmA, producing the protein MSSSPTPDALLGPADIRELANVLGVRPTKQRGQNFVIDANTVRRIVRTADVRPDDVVVEVGPGLGSLTLGLLEAADRVIAVEIDDVLAGALPATVAARMPDRADRFALVHSDAMHVTELPGPAPTALVANLPYNVAVPVLLHMLATFPSIERTLVMVQAEVADRLAAPPGSKVYGVPSVKANWYAEVKRAGAIGRNVFWPAPNVDSGLVSLVRRAEPIKTTASKKEVFAVVDAAFAQRRKTLRAALAGWAGSAPAAEAALVAAGVSPQARGEALTVEEFARIAENKEPGHQ; encoded by the coding sequence GTGAGCAGCAGCCCCACCCCCGACGCCCTTCTGGGCCCCGCCGACATCCGTGAACTCGCGAATGTGCTCGGTGTGCGGCCCACCAAGCAGCGTGGTCAGAACTTCGTGATCGACGCGAACACCGTGCGCCGTATCGTCCGTACCGCGGATGTCCGGCCCGACGATGTGGTCGTGGAGGTCGGACCGGGGCTCGGTTCGCTCACGCTCGGGCTGCTGGAGGCGGCCGACCGGGTCATCGCCGTGGAGATCGACGACGTTCTCGCGGGCGCGCTGCCCGCCACCGTCGCCGCCCGGATGCCCGACCGCGCCGACCGGTTCGCGCTGGTCCATTCCGACGCGATGCACGTCACCGAGCTGCCGGGCCCCGCCCCGACCGCGCTGGTGGCGAACCTGCCGTACAACGTCGCCGTACCCGTGCTGCTGCACATGCTCGCCACCTTCCCGAGCATCGAGCGCACGCTCGTCATGGTGCAGGCGGAGGTCGCCGACCGGCTCGCCGCGCCGCCCGGTTCGAAGGTGTACGGCGTGCCGTCCGTGAAGGCGAACTGGTACGCCGAGGTCAAGCGGGCCGGAGCCATCGGCCGCAATGTCTTCTGGCCGGCGCCGAACGTCGACAGCGGTCTTGTCTCGCTGGTCCGCCGGGCCGAGCCGATCAAGACCACCGCCTCCAAGAAGGAGGTGTTCGCCGTCGTCGACGCCGCCTTCGCGCAGCGGCGCAAGACGCTTCGGGCCGCGCTCGCCGGGTGGGCGGGGTCCGCGCCGGCCGCCGAGGCGGCGCTCGTCGCGGCGGGCGTCTCGCCGCAGGCGCGCGGGGAGGCGCTCACGGTCGAGGAGTTCGCGCGGATCGCCGAGAACAAGGAGCCCGGTCACCAGTGA
- a CDS encoding ubiquitin-like domain-containing protein, producing the protein MSSKSQYETYTPQTYGGFDAPPGDLHGAETLGYGVAGTYEPWPAPEEEGLAPVVRAGAARRGARRRKGRYAGSADGSVRRLLPQALVVAFLAGGTTAFVAKDKAIELSVDGRPRTLHTFADDVTELLAQEGVQVGAHDVVAPAPGTELSSGDEVAVRYGRPVRLTIDGQRREVWTTARTVEEALAQWGVRAEGAYLSAARSTRIGRAGLALDVRTERSVTIMADGRARPVRTNAATVRKVVEEAGITLRGQDTTSVPLDSFPRDGQTVTVLRITGTKEVREEEIPFDVQRTEDASLFRGTEVVERAGQPGLRRVTYSLRTVNGVKQKPRRIKSEVVREPRTQVVKVGTKPMPTSVQGADHLNWQGLAACESGGRPNAVDPSGTYGGLYQFDTQTWRSLGGSGRPQDAPASEQTLRAKKLYVQRGAGPWPHCGARLRG; encoded by the coding sequence GTGAGCAGCAAGTCGCAGTACGAGACGTACACGCCGCAGACATACGGCGGATTCGATGCGCCTCCCGGTGATCTGCACGGCGCGGAGACGTTGGGGTACGGGGTGGCCGGCACGTACGAGCCGTGGCCGGCGCCGGAGGAGGAGGGGCTAGCGCCCGTGGTGCGCGCCGGGGCGGCGCGGCGCGGTGCGCGTCGGCGCAAAGGCCGGTACGCGGGGAGTGCGGACGGTTCCGTGCGCCGTCTGCTGCCGCAGGCGCTGGTGGTCGCGTTTCTCGCGGGCGGTACCACCGCCTTCGTCGCCAAGGACAAGGCGATCGAGCTCAGCGTCGACGGTCGGCCGCGCACGCTGCACACCTTCGCCGACGATGTGACCGAGCTGCTTGCCCAGGAGGGCGTGCAGGTGGGGGCGCACGACGTGGTCGCGCCCGCTCCCGGTACGGAGCTCAGCAGCGGTGACGAGGTCGCGGTGCGCTACGGGCGCCCCGTGCGGCTCACGATCGACGGTCAGCGGCGCGAGGTGTGGACGACGGCGCGCACGGTCGAGGAGGCGCTCGCGCAGTGGGGGGTGCGCGCGGAGGGGGCGTATCTGTCCGCCGCGCGCTCCACCCGCATCGGACGCGCCGGGCTCGCGCTCGATGTACGCACCGAGCGCTCCGTGACGATCATGGCGGACGGCCGGGCCCGCCCCGTGCGCACGAACGCGGCGACCGTGCGGAAAGTCGTCGAGGAGGCCGGGATCACCCTGCGCGGACAGGACACCACCTCCGTCCCGCTCGACAGCTTCCCGCGCGACGGGCAGACAGTGACCGTGTTGCGGATCACCGGGACGAAGGAGGTCCGCGAGGAGGAGATCCCCTTCGACGTACAGCGGACCGAGGACGCGTCGCTGTTCCGGGGGACCGAGGTCGTCGAGCGGGCGGGCCAGCCGGGGCTGCGGCGGGTCACGTACTCCCTGCGCACGGTCAACGGCGTCAAGCAGAAGCCGCGGCGCATCAAGAGCGAGGTGGTGCGCGAACCCAGGACTCAGGTGGTGAAGGTGGGGACGAAACCCATGCCGACGTCCGTGCAGGGCGCGGACCATCTGAACTGGCAGGGGCTCGCGGCGTGCGAGTCGGGCGGGCGGCCCAATGCGGTGGACCCTTCGGGGACGTACGGAGGGCTGTACCAGTTCGACACGCAGACCTGGCGGAGCCTCGGGGGGAGCGGGCGCCCCCAGGACGCACCGGCCTCGGAGCAGACGCTCCGCGCGAAGAAGCTGTATGTGCAGCGGGGGGCCGGGCCGTGGCCGCACTGCGGGGCGCGGTTGCGGGGGTGA
- a CDS encoding TatD family hydrolase yields the protein MPSSSEKTDENAVPPLPEPLRVPVADSHTHLDMQPGTVEEGLAKAASVGVTTVVQVGCDVRGSQWAADTAATFSNVHAAVALHPNEAPRIVHGDPDGWSRQEARRPGGDAGLDAALAEIDRLAALPQVKAVGETGLDYFRTGDEGKEAQERSFRAHVEMAKRHGKALVIHDRDAHADVLRVLKEEGAPERTVFHCYSGDAEMAEICAAAGYFMSFAGNVTFKNARNLRDAVAVAPLELLLVETDAPFLTPAPYRGRPNAPYLIPITVRAMAAVRGIDEDALATALGANTARAFGY from the coding sequence ATGCCTTCCTCCAGCGAGAAGACCGACGAGAACGCCGTGCCGCCGCTCCCGGAACCGCTCCGGGTGCCGGTCGCCGATTCCCACACCCACCTCGACATGCAGCCCGGCACGGTGGAGGAAGGGCTCGCGAAGGCCGCGTCGGTCGGCGTGACGACGGTCGTGCAGGTCGGCTGTGACGTACGCGGCTCGCAGTGGGCGGCGGACACTGCGGCGACGTTCTCGAACGTGCACGCCGCCGTCGCCCTGCACCCCAACGAGGCCCCGCGCATCGTCCACGGCGACCCCGACGGCTGGTCCCGGCAGGAGGCGCGCCGGCCGGGCGGGGACGCCGGGCTCGACGCGGCGCTCGCCGAGATCGACCGCCTTGCCGCGCTGCCGCAGGTGAAGGCGGTCGGCGAGACGGGCCTCGACTACTTCCGCACCGGCGACGAGGGCAAGGAGGCGCAGGAGCGCTCCTTCCGGGCCCATGTCGAGATGGCCAAGCGGCACGGCAAGGCGCTGGTCATCCACGACCGCGACGCGCACGCGGACGTGCTGCGGGTGCTGAAGGAGGAGGGCGCGCCGGAACGGACCGTCTTCCACTGCTACTCCGGCGACGCCGAGATGGCGGAGATCTGCGCCGCGGCCGGATACTTCATGTCCTTCGCCGGCAACGTCACCTTCAAGAACGCCCGGAATCTGCGGGACGCGGTGGCCGTGGCCCCGCTGGAACTGCTGCTGGTGGAGACCGACGCGCCGTTCCTGACACCGGCGCCCTACCGCGGACGGCCCAACGCCCCGTATCTCATTCCGATCACGGTGCGCGCGATGGCCGCGGTGCGCGGGATCGACGAGGACGCACTGGCGACGGCCCTCGGCGCGAACACGGCGCGCGCCTTCGGCTACTGA
- the rsmI gene encoding 16S rRNA (cytidine(1402)-2'-O)-methyltransferase has product MTGTLVLAGTPIGDIADAPPRLAEELAGADVVAAEDTRRLRRLTQALGVTPKGRVLSYFEGNESARTPELVDELLGGARVLLVTDAGMPSVSDPGYRLVAAAVERDVKVTAVPGPSAVLTALALSGLPVDRFCFEGFLPRKAGERLSRLKEVAEERRTLVYFEAPHRLDDTLAAMASVFGEERRAAVCRELTKTYEEIKRGPLGELAVWAAEGVRGEITVVVEGAPEKGPEEIGPEELVRRVQVREEAGERRKEAIAAVATEAGLPKRVVFDAVVAAKSR; this is encoded by the coding sequence GTGACAGGAACCCTTGTTTTGGCAGGCACCCCGATCGGCGACATCGCGGACGCTCCGCCCCGGCTCGCCGAGGAGCTCGCCGGCGCCGACGTCGTCGCGGCCGAGGACACCCGGCGGCTGCGTCGGCTGACCCAGGCGCTGGGCGTCACGCCCAAGGGGCGGGTCCTCTCCTACTTCGAGGGCAACGAGTCCGCCCGTACGCCCGAGCTCGTCGACGAGTTGCTGGGCGGCGCGCGTGTGCTTCTCGTCACGGACGCGGGGATGCCGTCGGTGTCCGACCCGGGGTACCGGTTGGTCGCCGCGGCCGTCGAGCGGGACGTCAAGGTCACCGCCGTGCCCGGGCCGTCGGCCGTGCTGACCGCGCTCGCGCTGTCCGGGCTGCCCGTCGACCGGTTCTGCTTCGAGGGGTTTCTGCCGCGCAAGGCGGGCGAGCGGCTCTCGCGCCTCAAGGAGGTCGCCGAGGAGCGGCGCACCCTCGTCTACTTCGAGGCCCCGCACCGGCTCGACGACACCCTCGCCGCGATGGCCTCCGTCTTCGGCGAGGAGCGGCGGGCCGCCGTGTGCCGGGAGCTGACCAAGACGTACGAGGAGATCAAGCGCGGCCCGCTGGGCGAGCTGGCCGTGTGGGCGGCCGAGGGGGTGCGCGGGGAGATCACCGTCGTCGTGGAGGGCGCGCCGGAGAAGGGGCCCGAGGAGATCGGGCCCGAGGAACTGGTGCGCCGGGTGCAGGTCCGCGAGGAGGCGGGCGAACGGCGCAAGGAGGCCATCGCGGCGGTGGCGACGGAGGCAGGGCTGCCGAAGCGGGTGGTCTTCGACGCGGTGGTGGCGGCAAAGAGCCGGTGA
- a CDS encoding dolichyl-phosphate-mannose--protein mannosyltransferase translates to MTSTASSMDSTDTRQAQAPQDQRPSWQQRLRRFGYTAGPRTDVRDRLVPPYAQPSPRLWAVLGVPPTLVDRLVRWSGWGGPLLITLLAGVLRFWNLGSPKAVIFDETYYAKDAWALVHRGFEVNWDKNANDLVLSMGDKVQIPSDAAYVVHPPVGKYVIGLGELMFGFDPFGWRFMTALLGTLSVLMLCRIGRRIFRSTFLGCLAGALMAVDGLHFVMSRTALLDGVLMFFVLAAFGALVIDRDKAREKLAAALPADADGRVRPDVHTAETLSLGWRPWRWTAGLMLGLAIGTKWNGLYFLVAFGLLTVVWDVGSRKVAGARHPYTAVLKHDLGFAFLATVPVAIVTYIVSWTGWILSPTDGSGGYYRNWAATDGKNSDWSWLFPDWWRSLWHYESQVYEFHVGLSSPHTYQSNPWSWIVTGRPVSYFYESPAAGKDGCPVDASEKCAREVLAIGTPLLWWVAAFAVLYVLWRWFFRRDWRAGAIACGIAAGYLPWFMYQERTIFFFYAVVFLPFLCLAVAMLLGAIVGPPKSSETRRVAGATGAGVLVLLIAWNFIYFWPLFTGTAIPIDSWRSRMWLDTWV, encoded by the coding sequence GTGACCAGTACAGCGTCGTCCATGGACTCCACGGACACCCGGCAGGCCCAGGCGCCGCAGGACCAGCGGCCCTCGTGGCAGCAGCGGCTGCGCCGTTTCGGATACACGGCGGGGCCCAGAACCGATGTCCGCGACCGCCTGGTGCCGCCGTATGCGCAGCCCAGCCCGCGTCTGTGGGCCGTGCTCGGAGTGCCGCCGACCCTCGTCGACCGGCTGGTGCGCTGGTCCGGCTGGGGCGGTCCGCTGCTGATCACCCTGCTCGCGGGCGTGCTGCGGTTCTGGAACCTGGGCAGCCCGAAGGCGGTGATATTCGACGAGACGTACTACGCGAAGGACGCCTGGGCGCTCGTCCACCGCGGGTTCGAGGTGAACTGGGACAAGAACGCCAACGACCTGGTCCTGTCCATGGGCGACAAGGTCCAGATCCCGTCGGACGCGGCGTATGTCGTGCACCCGCCGGTCGGCAAGTACGTCATCGGGCTCGGCGAGCTGATGTTCGGGTTCGACCCGTTCGGCTGGCGGTTCATGACCGCGCTGCTCGGCACGCTCTCCGTGCTGATGCTGTGCCGCATCGGCCGCCGGATCTTCCGCTCCACCTTCCTGGGGTGCCTGGCGGGCGCGCTGATGGCGGTGGACGGGCTGCACTTCGTGATGAGCCGTACCGCGCTGCTCGACGGCGTGCTGATGTTCTTCGTGCTGGCCGCGTTCGGCGCTCTGGTCATCGACCGCGACAAGGCGCGCGAGAAGCTCGCGGCGGCGCTGCCCGCGGACGCCGACGGCCGGGTCCGTCCGGACGTGCACACCGCCGAGACCCTGAGCCTGGGCTGGCGTCCCTGGCGCTGGACGGCGGGCCTGATGCTGGGCCTGGCCATCGGCACCAAGTGGAACGGCCTGTACTTCCTGGTCGCGTTCGGCCTGCTCACGGTCGTATGGGACGTCGGCTCCCGCAAGGTGGCGGGCGCCCGCCACCCGTACACCGCGGTCCTCAAGCACGACCTGGGCTTCGCCTTCCTCGCCACGGTGCCGGTCGCGATCGTGACCTACATCGTGTCCTGGACCGGCTGGATCCTCTCCCCCACGGACGGCTCCGGCGGCTACTACCGCAACTGGGCCGCCACCGACGGCAAGAACAGCGACTGGTCGTGGCTCTTCCCCGACTGGTGGCGCAGCCTCTGGCACTACGAGTCCCAGGTCTACGAGTTCCATGTCGGCCTGTCCTCGCCGCACACGTACCAGTCCAACCCCTGGAGCTGGATCGTCACCGGCCGCCCGGTGTCCTACTTCTACGAGTCCCCCGCGGCCGGCAAGGACGGCTGCCCGGTCGACGCGAGCGAGAAGTGCGCCCGCGAGGTGCTGGCGATCGGCACGCCCCTGCTGTGGTGGGTGGCCGCCTTCGCGGTGCTGTACGTCCTGTGGCGCTGGTTCTTCCGCCGCGACTGGCGCGCGGGCGCCATCGCCTGCGGGATCGCGGCCGGCTATCTGCCCTGGTTCATGTACCAGGAGCGCACGATCTTCTTCTTCTACGCCGTCGTCTTCCTGCCCTTCCTGTGCCTGGCCGTCGCGATGCTGCTCGGCGCGATCGTCGGACCACCGAAGTCGAGCGAGACCCGCCGGGTGGCGGGCGCGACCGGCGCGGGCGTGCTGGTGCTGCTGATCGCGTGGAACTTCATCTACTTCTGGCCCCTGTTCACCGGCACGGCGATTCCGATCGACAGCTGGCGTTCACGTATGTGGCTTGATACCTGGGTCTAG